From the genome of Leptospira saintgironsiae, one region includes:
- the cysK gene encoding cysteine synthase A: protein MKANNILETIGNTPHVKINRLFGSKYNVYSKLERSNPGGSIKDRIALSMIEDAEKSGKLTKDTVIIEPTSGNTGIGLALVAAVKGYRLILVMPESMSVERRRIMAAYGAEFDLTPREKGMPGAIERAKQLVSENPKAWMPQQFENEANIKVHVETTAAEILKDFPNGVDVLITGVGTGGHITGVAKVLKEKFPKTKVFAVEPEASPVISGGKPGPHPIQGIGAGFIPKNLHTDLLDGVIQVSKDEAFQYALRAAKEEGIFLGVSSGASLAAVAKKLPELPEGSTVLTFNYDTGERYLSIEGLFPVPSNG from the coding sequence ATGAAAGCAAATAATATCTTAGAGACGATCGGTAATACTCCACACGTAAAAATCAACCGACTTTTTGGATCCAAATACAATGTATATTCTAAATTAGAGCGTAGCAATCCAGGCGGTTCTATCAAGGATCGTATCGCGCTTTCTATGATCGAGGACGCTGAAAAAAGCGGAAAACTCACTAAGGATACAGTAATCATCGAGCCAACTTCCGGAAACACTGGAATTGGTTTAGCTCTTGTTGCGGCAGTAAAAGGATACCGTTTGATCCTGGTTATGCCTGAGTCTATGAGTGTGGAAAGAAGAAGAATTATGGCTGCTTACGGCGCGGAATTCGATCTTACTCCTCGTGAAAAAGGAATGCCTGGAGCAATCGAAAGAGCAAAACAACTTGTTTCTGAAAATCCAAAAGCTTGGATGCCTCAACAGTTCGAGAACGAAGCAAATATTAAAGTACACGTTGAAACCACTGCAGCAGAGATCCTAAAAGATTTCCCTAACGGAGTAGATGTTCTAATCACTGGAGTAGGAACAGGTGGACATATCACTGGAGTTGCTAAAGTTTTAAAGGAGAAGTTCCCTAAAACTAAAGTATTCGCAGTTGAGCCAGAAGCTTCTCCTGTAATTTCCGGAGGAAAACCTGGACCACACCCAATCCAAGGAATTGGAGCTGGATTCATTCCTAAAAACTTACACACTGATCTACTAGACGGAGTAATCCAAGTTTCTAAGGATGAGGCTTTTCAATATGCACTTCGTGCAGCAAAAGAAGAAGGAATTTTCTTAGGAGTATCTTCCGGTGCATCTCTTGCAGCGGTTGCTAAAAAACTTCCTGAACTACCAGAAGGATCTACAGTTCTTACATTCAACTATGATACTGGAGAAAGATACCTTTCTATCGAAGGACTTTTCCCAGTTCCTTCTAACGGCTAA
- a CDS encoding oxygenase MpaB family protein, which translates to MFNRLKILKQINELDAEKDAQKIVFLSGSYDFPQDVEISLAISFFRTFAIPSISKILNTTKRFEVAGQKRYDDTALILAEFIENGLDSERGREAMRRLNQIHKEYNIKNEDFLYTLTTFIFEPDRWNQKFGWRKSTEKERLANFYLWKRIGKMMNIKNIPETYEEMLEFNLKFEKENFYRTKDSEQVALATMKIASARIPKIPGLEYLVYNAVYSLMDNPLREAMGFPKANPIVAGLTYTVLKLRAFFLRYFWPPRKTPYYVTKRNNPTYPNGYLIEELGPH; encoded by the coding sequence ATGTTCAACCGTTTGAAAATATTAAAACAAATTAATGAATTAGATGCGGAGAAGGATGCACAGAAGATAGTGTTTCTTTCTGGAAGTTATGATTTCCCTCAGGATGTGGAGATCTCACTTGCTATTTCCTTCTTCAGGACTTTTGCAATTCCTTCTATTTCTAAAATATTAAATACAACCAAACGATTCGAAGTTGCAGGACAAAAAAGATACGATGATACCGCGTTGATCCTGGCAGAATTTATAGAGAATGGACTGGATAGTGAAAGAGGAAGAGAGGCCATGAGAAGGCTAAACCAGATTCATAAAGAATATAATATCAAGAATGAAGATTTTCTCTATACTCTTACAACTTTCATATTTGAGCCGGATCGTTGGAACCAAAAGTTCGGTTGGAGAAAAAGTACAGAAAAAGAAAGGTTAGCCAACTTCTATCTTTGGAAAAGGATCGGAAAAATGATGAATATCAAAAATATTCCGGAAACTTACGAAGAAATGTTGGAGTTCAATCTAAAATTCGAAAAGGAAAACTTCTACCGAACTAAAGACTCAGAACAAGTCGCGCTCGCAACGATGAAGATCGCTTCTGCTAGAATTCCAAAAATTCCCGGTTTGGAATATTTGGTTTATAATGCAGTGTATTCTCTTATGGACAATCCTCTTAGAGAAGCAATGGGATTTCCGAAAGCAAATCCGATCGTAGCTGGTTTGACCTACACAGTTTTGAAACTTAGAGCATTCTTTCTTAGATATTTTTGGCCACCTAGAAAAACTCCTTATTACGTGACCAAAAGAAATAACCCTACATATCCAAATGGATATTTGATTGAAGAGTTAGGACCACATTAG
- the topA gene encoding type I DNA topoisomerase encodes MSVLVLVESPTKVKTISSYLGKDYKVLATFGHILDLPADRIGIKIEKDFEPEYVPLKGKKKILSSILKEAKSHSSILIATDPDREGEFIGYILAQKLGKKANISRIRFQEIQKDKILQAISEPDKIDLDLVDSQKARRILDRLIGYKVSPFLWRAVSGEGLSAGRVQSVALKWICEREEEIRSFIPVTTWLVSATVFFGSGENDKIIFYPKRDVFSTQKEASQFLDSILKKTKVLKITEEKEKLGETLPPPPFTTATLQQEAFRILKFPASKTMKLAQELYEGTDLGKGRSQGLITYMRTDSVRMGENAIDSIRGKISSKFGKEFVSEKAQTYRLKKTKGKSQDAHEAIRPVDVFLEPSFVFEVADRNLSRDSKKLYELIWKRAIASQMKPETWKRLRFEASGGGEHWEGEKLFTIDPGYKKIYNVSSDILPTWKKGETLTPDPWEIQEKTTEPPPRYTEASLVSKLEKEGIGRPSTFASILETLYKRKYVYSEKGKLYSETLGERVNAFLQAAFADLFREKFTSEMEQKLDSIASGEESRSKVLSEFYSILDSQLKKTNIIAINKQLKEKLKTPKYGICPVCKEGERVRKKSAKKKEYYICSRFPACDYAEYL; translated from the coding sequence ATGTCCGTCCTAGTACTTGTAGAATCTCCAACCAAAGTTAAAACAATCTCTTCCTATTTGGGAAAAGATTATAAGGTACTCGCGACCTTCGGACATATTTTAGATCTTCCTGCTGACCGGATCGGGATCAAGATAGAAAAAGATTTCGAGCCAGAGTATGTTCCTCTCAAAGGCAAAAAAAAAATACTGTCTTCTATTTTAAAAGAAGCAAAGTCTCATTCTTCTATACTTATAGCAACTGACCCGGATAGAGAAGGAGAGTTTATAGGATATATCCTGGCCCAAAAATTAGGGAAGAAGGCAAACATCTCCCGAATTCGTTTCCAAGAAATCCAGAAGGACAAAATTTTACAGGCAATCTCAGAACCGGACAAGATCGATCTGGATCTAGTCGATTCTCAAAAAGCCAGAAGGATCTTGGATAGATTGATTGGATATAAAGTCAGTCCATTTTTATGGAGAGCAGTAAGCGGAGAAGGTCTGTCAGCAGGAAGAGTGCAGTCAGTCGCTCTAAAATGGATTTGTGAAAGAGAAGAAGAGATCCGGAGTTTTATTCCAGTCACCACTTGGCTTGTTTCTGCGACAGTATTCTTTGGATCTGGAGAAAATGATAAGATCATTTTTTATCCTAAAAGAGATGTATTTTCTACTCAAAAAGAAGCTTCTCAATTCTTAGATTCTATATTAAAAAAAACGAAAGTATTGAAAATTACAGAAGAAAAAGAGAAGTTAGGAGAAACTTTACCTCCACCTCCTTTTACTACTGCAACCTTACAACAGGAAGCATTCAGGATCTTAAAATTTCCCGCTTCCAAAACAATGAAACTGGCCCAGGAATTATATGAAGGAACAGATCTAGGGAAAGGAAGATCCCAAGGACTGATCACTTATATGAGAACTGATTCAGTTCGGATGGGAGAAAACGCTATTGATTCTATCCGCGGAAAGATTTCTTCTAAATTTGGAAAAGAATTCGTATCAGAGAAGGCCCAAACTTACAGGCTGAAAAAAACAAAGGGGAAATCCCAGGATGCTCATGAAGCGATCCGACCAGTGGATGTATTTTTAGAACCTTCTTTTGTATTTGAAGTTGCCGATCGTAATCTAAGTAGAGATTCCAAAAAATTATACGAACTGATTTGGAAACGAGCCATTGCTTCTCAAATGAAACCTGAAACTTGGAAAAGATTAAGATTCGAGGCAAGCGGAGGAGGAGAACATTGGGAAGGAGAAAAACTTTTTACAATCGATCCTGGTTATAAGAAGATCTATAATGTAAGTTCAGACATTCTTCCTACCTGGAAAAAGGGAGAAACTTTGACTCCTGACCCTTGGGAGATCCAGGAAAAAACAACGGAACCTCCTCCCAGATATACAGAAGCAAGTCTCGTTTCCAAATTAGAAAAAGAAGGAATTGGCAGGCCTTCTACATTTGCTTCTATCTTGGAAACATTATACAAAAGAAAATACGTATACTCTGAAAAAGGAAAATTATATTCGGAAACTCTTGGAGAAAGGGTAAATGCATTCTTGCAGGCTGCTTTTGCAGATCTATTCAGGGAAAAATTCACATCTGAAATGGAACAAAAATTGGATTCTATTGCTTCTGGAGAAGAAAGTAGATCCAAGGTACTCTCAGAATTTTATTCTATCTTAGATTCTCAATTAAAGAAAACGAATATAATTGCGATCAATAAGCAGTTAAAAGAAAAGCTTAAAACTCCTAAATACGGAATTTGCCCTGTATGTAAAGAGGGAGAGAGAGTTAGGAAAAAGTCCGCAAAGAAAAAAGAATATTATATCTGCTCTCGATTCCCCGCCTGCGATTATGCGGAATATCTCTGA
- a CDS encoding ABC transporter ATP-binding protein has protein sequence MKKTESNNLLNLHGIKFYRSGTPILDGIDFQINSGEHWVLLGRNGAGKTTLVNLIYGSVWPTAGRINLFGETFGETPLQILRNKIGILDSSQQESALQKSLTVYDVLLTGFFHTIGFYRESNAWEEKEAERILEENGFGAKRNQLFRTLSSGEKKKVLFLRAMCTSPEFVILDEPCSGLDLTAREEFIDFLDEYKKNRNFTSIYITHRIDEIPPFYENAALLKSGKILFSGDIKEAFTSARLSDLYDRKVEAENKNGTWVAVTERK, from the coding sequence ATGAAGAAAACTGAATCCAATAATCTGCTCAATTTACACGGAATTAAGTTTTATAGATCCGGAACTCCAATTCTGGATGGAATCGATTTTCAGATCAATTCCGGAGAACATTGGGTTCTATTAGGCCGTAACGGTGCCGGAAAAACTACACTTGTAAATTTGATCTATGGTTCTGTTTGGCCGACTGCGGGTAGGATCAATCTATTCGGAGAAACTTTTGGAGAAACTCCTCTTCAGATCTTACGAAATAAGATTGGTATCTTAGATTCTTCCCAACAAGAAAGTGCACTCCAAAAAAGTCTTACTGTTTATGATGTTCTTCTCACTGGATTTTTTCACACCATAGGTTTTTATAGAGAATCAAATGCCTGGGAAGAAAAAGAAGCAGAACGAATTTTAGAAGAGAACGGTTTCGGCGCTAAAAGAAATCAATTATTCCGCACTTTATCATCAGGAGAAAAGAAGAAGGTACTTTTCTTAAGAGCAATGTGCACTTCTCCAGAATTTGTGATCTTAGATGAGCCTTGCTCTGGATTAGATCTAACTGCCAGGGAAGAATTCATAGACTTCTTAGATGAATATAAAAAGAATCGCAACTTCACTTCCATCTATATCACTCACAGGATCGACGAGATCCCTCCATTTTACGAAAATGCAGCTCTCCTAAAATCAGGCAAAATTCTATTTTCAGGCGATATCAAGGAAGCATTCACTTCTGCGAGACTTTCTGATCTATACGATCGTAAGGTAGAAGCAGAAAATAAAAATGGCACCTGGGTCGCAGTTACAGAAAGAAAATAA
- a CDS encoding HDOD domain-containing protein — protein MLNPTELTETLVSGKDIELEYRFISDEDHQQIYLLLLQVLGNLDRLFLTEVVSTILKELLMNANKANAKRLFFLSEGLNINEASHYNKGMKRFLEDIIHKWDEQEKILKGSNLSVRLRAKIMNQNLIFLIENDSALLPQESERIKARLESASKFNDLSDAFLSMADSQESAGLGLVLIQLLLKNSGIGSDKFKIETDGKITRATLVIPKQIVPLDVATKLKDRILSEVDGLPPLPHTLTRIINLCNNPDSDLGVIANEIERNPAISADLLKLSNSAGFASRNKVNTIVQAVKVVGLKNVRNLLYVSGVRKIMEGRYSKLQEVWNHSNLASFFARQVSQRAGLGKLSDIAAVGALLHDLGKFILLSLDPTLFKRLASYQKNRDLSNSTILEEISTGISHPTLGAMLARKWDFPPDLVHMIEFHHRAFMATNTIYTDLVDSVYVANMMCDYLDKKTSYYAADSSILKKFQLDDKAKFEETCEKLAKAYEIANEEN, from the coding sequence ATGCTAAATCCGACGGAACTTACGGAAACCCTGGTCTCTGGAAAAGATATCGAACTGGAATATAGATTTATTTCGGACGAGGATCATCAGCAGATCTATCTTCTGCTACTTCAGGTTTTGGGAAACCTGGACAGATTATTTCTTACGGAAGTGGTTTCTACCATTCTGAAAGAACTTTTGATGAACGCGAATAAAGCGAACGCCAAGAGGCTTTTCTTCCTTAGTGAGGGGCTGAATATTAACGAGGCATCTCATTATAATAAAGGGATGAAACGTTTTCTAGAAGATATCATTCATAAATGGGATGAGCAGGAGAAGATACTCAAAGGTTCTAATCTATCTGTCCGTCTTCGCGCAAAGATCATGAACCAGAATCTGATTTTTTTGATTGAGAATGATTCGGCACTTCTTCCACAAGAATCAGAAAGGATCAAAGCAAGATTAGAATCCGCAAGTAAGTTCAATGATCTATCAGATGCATTTCTTTCCATGGCGGATAGCCAAGAGAGCGCGGGCCTCGGACTTGTTCTCATACAATTATTATTAAAAAACTCAGGAATAGGTTCTGATAAATTTAAGATAGAAACTGATGGTAAGATCACAAGAGCTACCTTAGTGATCCCTAAACAAATCGTTCCATTGGATGTGGCTACTAAACTAAAGGACAGAATTTTGTCAGAAGTAGATGGACTTCCCCCTCTTCCTCATACTCTGACACGAATAATAAATCTTTGTAATAATCCTGATTCCGATTTAGGAGTTATTGCTAACGAGATAGAAAGAAACCCTGCGATCAGTGCGGATCTTCTAAAACTTTCTAACTCGGCAGGTTTCGCGAGTAGGAATAAGGTGAATACGATCGTCCAAGCTGTTAAGGTTGTGGGGCTGAAGAACGTCCGAAATCTTTTGTATGTATCAGGTGTACGAAAGATCATGGAAGGAAGATATTCCAAACTTCAGGAAGTATGGAACCATTCCAACCTTGCGAGTTTTTTCGCGAGGCAGGTTTCTCAAAGAGCAGGACTCGGAAAACTTTCCGATATCGCAGCAGTCGGTGCCTTACTCCATGATTTAGGAAAATTCATTTTGCTTTCATTAGATCCAACATTATTCAAACGTTTGGCATCTTACCAAAAGAATAGGGATCTTTCCAATTCCACGATCTTAGAAGAAATTTCTACAGGTATTTCTCATCCAACTCTAGGAGCTATGCTCGCTAGAAAATGGGACTTCCCTCCAGACCTTGTTCATATGATCGAATTTCATCATAGAGCCTTCATGGCGACTAACACGATTTATACGGATTTAGTTGATTCTGTATACGTCGCAAATATGATGTGCGATTATCTGGATAAAAAAACCAGTTACTATGCAGCTGACTCGAGTATACTAAAAAAATTCCAGTTAGATGATAAGGCAAAATTCGAAGAGACCTGCGAAAAATTAGCTAAGGCCTACGAGATCGCGAATGAAGAAAACTGA
- the panD gene encoding aspartate 1-decarboxylase, whose product MLITVCKGKIHRATVTDADLNYEGSLTVDMDLVDAAGMFPYEKVSVVNVNNGSRFETYLIEGKRGSGEICLNGAAARLGMKGDKVIIISYGSLEEKDLPKGYKPQVVLVDDKNHIKKA is encoded by the coding sequence ATGCTCATCACTGTTTGTAAAGGTAAAATCCATAGAGCCACTGTAACCGACGCGGACCTCAATTACGAGGGAAGCCTGACGGTAGATATGGATTTGGTAGATGCCGCTGGAATGTTTCCTTACGAAAAAGTTTCTGTTGTGAATGTAAACAACGGATCCAGATTCGAGACATATCTGATCGAAGGCAAAAGAGGTTCTGGAGAGATCTGTTTGAACGGCGCTGCTGCCCGTCTCGGAATGAAAGGAGACAAGGTAATTATCATTTCCTACGGCTCCTTGGAAGAAAAGGACCTGCCAAAAGGTTATAAACCCCAAGTCGTTCTCGTAGACGACAAAAATCATATCAAAAAAGCCTAA
- a CDS encoding type II toxin-antitoxin system antitoxin SocA domain-containing protein codes for MEKLLEVISFILQRSPRGRNRQELAKLVYLSDGVFFQKYAKVITEQKYIHLEDSPYPMELNQALLHLKENRLIDVTPKLTETGISGYLLTWVGTEHEDEIDLNRQEKRILRKVLENFKGSVYDENRVYPNLYENYVITPLFSEIKFSKETINTKIHFFKRKTLLNISGKIFKVLFSE; via the coding sequence ATGGAAAAGCTGCTCGAAGTCATCTCCTTTATACTCCAAAGATCTCCGCGAGGAAGAAACCGTCAGGAACTAGCAAAACTGGTTTATCTTTCTGATGGGGTATTCTTTCAAAAATACGCCAAAGTGATTACGGAGCAAAAATATATCCATCTGGAAGATTCTCCGTATCCGATGGAATTGAATCAGGCACTTCTTCACCTGAAAGAAAATCGTCTAATAGATGTGACCCCAAAATTGACCGAGACCGGGATCTCGGGTTATTTATTAACCTGGGTCGGAACCGAGCATGAGGACGAGATAGACCTGAACCGCCAAGAAAAAAGAATTCTTCGTAAGGTTCTGGAAAATTTCAAAGGAAGTGTTTACGACGAAAATAGAGTGTATCCGAATTTATATGAGAATTACGTGATTACTCCCCTTTTCTCGGAAATTAAGTTTAGCAAAGAAACTATTAACACTAAAATCCATTTCTTTAAGAGAAAAACGCTTTTGAATATCTCGGGCAAAATATTTAAGGTACTTTTTAGCGAGTAA
- the lipB gene encoding lipoyl(octanoyl) transferase LipB, whose amino-acid sequence MTSSSFSINNTSVQAFSLKNPLPYEDYVLFQEKSRENRRESILFLEHPLTITGGINYNIDNLLRNEDFLSEHGISLQYIKRGGDYTAHEPGQIVAYVHLDLKKREISISEFLDGVLESAIYSTKKVWDLDLVKNPNAPGLYLSTSPNRKILSMGVLFKSWFTSYGIALNVSNDFSAFQCIHPCGQDWKSMISVSQLGLPSGEDKKKEWIRTFQSKFLENLKPIRDSIRA is encoded by the coding sequence ATGACTTCGAGCAGCTTTTCCATAAATAATACGAGTGTGCAGGCTTTTTCCCTGAAAAATCCCCTTCCATACGAAGATTACGTCCTCTTCCAGGAAAAGTCCCGGGAAAATAGAAGGGAATCGATTCTATTTTTGGAACACCCTCTTACGATTACCGGGGGGATCAATTATAATATCGACAATCTTCTCCGAAATGAGGACTTCCTTTCTGAGCACGGTATCTCTCTCCAATACATAAAAAGAGGAGGGGATTATACCGCTCATGAGCCAGGACAGATCGTTGCCTATGTACATTTGGACTTAAAAAAAAGAGAAATTTCCATCTCGGAATTTTTGGACGGGGTCCTTGAATCCGCAATTTATTCCACTAAGAAAGTTTGGGATTTGGATCTTGTAAAAAATCCGAATGCACCAGGGCTTTATCTGTCTACTTCTCCCAATCGCAAAATTCTTTCTATGGGAGTTCTATTTAAGTCCTGGTTTACCAGTTACGGGATTGCGCTCAATGTTTCTAACGATTTTTCCGCCTTTCAGTGCATCCACCCGTGCGGGCAGGACTGGAAATCAATGATTTCAGTTTCTCAGCTTGGACTTCCAAGCGGAGAAGATAAAAAGAAGGAATGGATCCGCACTTTTCAGTCCAAATTCCTGGAAAATTTAAAGCCAATCAGAGACAGTATTCGCGCCTAA
- a CDS encoding LIC_12071 family protein encodes MQIFKHILFFILALLVCEGIAAGASAWSFLESSLASFEQIKNLSDQRARDTIGAISKSSEGKLSKDRLEDLNFAFTRLVKVTSGDKEGFIISEISMTDDSGVVLASSNEDYVSDPRAKRKPEPKFLSTNYTAAHHLRKWQIGTPILLGEKNTFQDDKLMQIVSPYFPEISEPSVLLSMAVYHPEKLERVASLHMKYERGNFAHFVKIQTELFWWTLQNNAIIALICALILGFSHLLIKSVRSSFTQDGKYIAEYPSAPPLWEKVDFAQTQGPIRWRENVSSPSYQSQNPAPVSQSHVPAAPVASAPSTAQAVNREKAEIIDAIYLG; translated from the coding sequence GTGCAAATTTTCAAACATATTCTATTTTTCATTTTAGCACTTTTGGTTTGCGAAGGGATCGCTGCCGGAGCCTCTGCATGGTCCTTTCTGGAATCTTCTCTTGCTTCTTTTGAGCAGATCAAAAATCTTTCGGACCAAAGAGCCAGAGATACAATCGGCGCCATCTCTAAATCTAGCGAAGGAAAATTAAGCAAAGATAGATTAGAAGATCTGAATTTTGCATTCACAAGACTTGTGAAAGTGACTTCGGGAGATAAAGAAGGATTTATTATTTCTGAGATCAGCATGACCGATGATTCAGGGGTAGTTCTTGCATCATCTAACGAAGATTATGTGTCTGATCCGAGAGCAAAAAGAAAACCAGAGCCTAAGTTTTTATCTACTAATTATACTGCTGCTCATCATTTAAGAAAATGGCAAATAGGAACTCCAATCCTTTTGGGAGAAAAGAATACATTCCAGGATGATAAACTGATGCAGATCGTTTCTCCTTATTTTCCTGAAATTTCTGAACCGAGCGTTCTTCTTTCCATGGCAGTGTATCATCCTGAAAAATTGGAAAGAGTAGCTTCTCTTCATATGAAATATGAAAGAGGGAATTTTGCACATTTTGTGAAGATACAAACTGAACTATTTTGGTGGACCTTACAGAATAATGCGATTATCGCTTTGATCTGTGCCCTTATATTAGGATTTTCTCACCTACTTATTAAGAGTGTTCGCAGTTCTTTTACTCAGGATGGAAAGTATATTGCAGAATATCCATCGGCTCCTCCTTTATGGGAGAAGGTTGACTTTGCACAAACCCAAGGGCCTATTCGTTGGAGAGAAAATGTTTCTTCTCCTTCTTACCAAAGCCAAAACCCAGCGCCAGTTTCTCAGAGCCATGTTCCAGCGGCTCCTGTGGCATCGGCTCCTTCTACTGCGCAAGCAGTCAATCGTGAGAAAGCGGAAATTATAGACGCTATTTATCTAGGATAA
- a CDS encoding STAS domain-containing protein: MEIHTTKLGHILKVTPKGVLDSYSAFDLVRFIKTRWEEGERLVLVNSRFVEYIEEDGISALVELKNFFEKFGGNIAFSDWNEEGLLVLGLFGLSKNSNFFKHEKDAEIWLSSLKIEDRRTLSEKSESISSLRQTKPIQFYSSSSSISKSDVYVPEISTVPIPGQEPVEKTKIGKDLDNTLEQARNIQERILYCESCRARLRIKTLGRHQCPNCGIQFDVSRTGGVRYLEKLLG; encoded by the coding sequence TTGGAAATTCATACTACAAAACTGGGACATATATTAAAGGTAACTCCGAAAGGGGTTCTTGATTCCTATTCTGCATTTGACCTGGTGCGCTTTATCAAAACTCGCTGGGAAGAAGGGGAAAGACTTGTACTAGTCAATTCCCGTTTTGTAGAATATATAGAAGAAGACGGAATTTCTGCGCTTGTGGAATTGAAAAACTTTTTCGAAAAATTCGGCGGCAATATTGCGTTCAGCGATTGGAATGAAGAAGGTTTACTTGTTTTGGGATTATTCGGTCTGAGCAAGAATTCGAACTTCTTTAAACATGAGAAAGACGCAGAGATTTGGCTTTCTTCTTTGAAAATTGAAGATAGAAGAACTTTGTCAGAAAAGTCGGAAAGTATTTCTTCTCTCAGACAAACTAAACCTATTCAATTTTATTCAAGTTCTTCTAGTATCAGTAAGTCTGACGTATATGTTCCTGAGATTAGCACTGTTCCGATCCCTGGACAAGAGCCAGTTGAGAAGACTAAGATCGGAAAAGATCTGGATAATACTTTGGAGCAAGCACGTAATATCCAAGAAAGGATCCTATACTGCGAGTCTTGTAGAGCAAGACTTAGGATAAAAACTCTTGGTCGTCATCAATGCCCTAATTGCGGAATTCAGTTTGACGTGAGTCGCACCGGTGGAGTTCGATACTTGGAGAAACTATTAGGTTAG